A part of Haladaptatus caseinilyticus genomic DNA contains:
- a CDS encoding alkaline phosphatase family protein, giving the protein MDSGNISKYAQLASKAVKSPEKATYKIKEFIGSIPAGIHSNWKTKDLAGQGERVRLLRQEEEYLLIVLDACRYDFFKNIAPEYLTFDSIEPVRSEGRNTFEYVSRCWSGEYEDVEYISAATPVNSDSRSEYDQDTLSQLYGGYVPSEHISNIRDVWRESWDESIGITPPKAVTDAALETDKNRLVAHYFQPHAPFIGRQSLLGHTNDESSRPWEGEPVDVPVWQQVKFGDLTQEELRAVYESNLHRALREVRRLVIETEIENIVIMGDHGEALGEYWAYEHPRIEHPYIRTVPWAVVKGVCDYPDSSDQGESDSSVTSRLEDLGYLS; this is encoded by the coding sequence ATGGATTCAGGAAATATCTCAAAATACGCTCAGTTAGCATCAAAAGCTGTAAAGAGTCCAGAAAAAGCGACGTACAAAATTAAGGAATTCATCGGATCAATCCCTGCGGGAATTCATTCGAACTGGAAAACTAAGGATTTAGCGGGACAAGGTGAGCGCGTTCGCTTGCTTCGGCAAGAAGAAGAATATCTCCTTATTGTTCTTGATGCGTGCCGATACGATTTCTTTAAAAATATTGCGCCAGAGTATCTAACGTTCGATTCAATTGAGCCCGTTCGCAGTGAGGGGAGGAATACATTCGAGTATGTATCACGCTGCTGGAGCGGTGAATATGAAGACGTCGAATATATTAGTGCAGCAACTCCTGTTAACAGTGATTCTAGATCAGAGTATGATCAGGATACCCTTTCTCAACTTTATGGAGGGTATGTTCCATCGGAGCATATTTCCAATATTCGGGACGTATGGCGCGAGTCGTGGGATGAAAGTATTGGCATCACACCACCAAAGGCAGTTACTGATGCCGCTCTCGAAACAGACAAGAACAGATTGGTAGCTCATTACTTTCAACCACATGCGCCGTTTATTGGACGACAATCACTTCTCGGTCATACGAACGATGAATCCTCTCGACCATGGGAGGGCGAACCGGTTGACGTGCCTGTCTGGCAGCAGGTGAAATTTGGCGATCTAACCCAGGAAGAGTTACGCGCAGTGTACGAAAGCAATCTACATCGAGCATTGCGCGAAGTGCGCCGATTGGTAATTGAGACAGAAATTGAAAACATTGTGATTATGGGTGATCACGGTGAGGCACTGGGTGAGTATTGGGCTTATGAACATCCACGCATTGAACATCCGTATATTAGAACTGTTCCATGGGCCGTAGTCAAAGGTGTATGTGACTATCCGGATTCATCAGATCAAGGAGAGTCAGATTCGAGTGTCACATCCCGGCTAGAAGACCTTGGATATCTCAGCTAA
- a CDS encoding sulfatase-like hydrolase/transferase — protein sequence MLQDLDVDNVFIYIADAVRWDFVPDSIMNNGIGVKTIAGGIHSPTSIASIASGTYLPQHNVAQFTDALPNDVPNLLDASLSTAFINSINDVRFEPSEHSLIANTLNTSVQSPDILSSIEPSFFILERGPGGHAPYGDFNGDGWEYFEARGASPREQFASEYRRAVEKDKQWFEKRVETLEERGLLDDTLVIYTSDHGELLGEAGMLGHSPPIHPRHVYVPTVFMHPEIGQKTITNRVLRHMDLAPTIASLLEIELTSPIKPIGRDLTKESLADHGESFHTMKKSTPLGEYEVSYESSWSSNGGHVFPKSSRKHRVPLALYQLARVPWRKHAQQNVRQYLQSHLQNSRVHWAPEMSPQEAKQNIDNVKKKGATQNRRQAEDVAKESLRNLGYIE from the coding sequence ATGCTACAAGACCTAGATGTCGATAATGTCTTCATTTATATTGCAGATGCAGTTCGGTGGGATTTTGTCCCTGATAGCATTATGAATAATGGCATTGGTGTAAAAACGATCGCAGGCGGAATTCATTCACCGACGAGTATTGCGAGTATCGCTTCGGGAACATACTTACCGCAGCATAATGTGGCACAATTCACTGATGCACTTCCAAACGATGTGCCAAACTTACTTGATGCTTCCTTATCAACGGCTTTCATCAACTCAATTAATGATGTTCGGTTCGAGCCCAGTGAACACAGTCTTATTGCAAACACTCTGAATACAAGCGTCCAGTCTCCGGATATTCTCTCATCAATCGAACCGTCGTTTTTCATTTTAGAACGTGGACCGGGTGGCCATGCACCGTATGGCGATTTCAACGGAGATGGGTGGGAATATTTCGAGGCACGTGGAGCATCACCTCGCGAACAATTTGCCTCGGAGTACAGAAGAGCAGTTGAAAAGGATAAACAATGGTTTGAAAAGCGAGTTGAAACGCTCGAAGAGCGAGGATTACTCGACGACACACTGGTGATATACACAAGTGACCACGGGGAACTACTTGGAGAAGCAGGGATGCTTGGACACAGTCCCCCGATTCATCCACGGCATGTGTATGTTCCAACAGTATTCATGCACCCAGAAATTGGACAAAAAACAATCACCAACCGAGTACTCAGGCATATGGATCTTGCTCCGACTATCGCGTCTCTACTTGAAATTGAGCTCACGTCACCGATTAAGCCAATAGGACGCGATCTCACTAAAGAAAGTTTAGCGGATCATGGAGAATCGTTCCATACGATGAAAAAATCGACACCCTTGGGCGAGTACGAAGTTTCTTACGAATCATCATGGTCTTCAAATGGTGGACACGTCTTTCCAAAATCAAGTCGAAAACATCGGGTTCCGTTAGCACTATATCAATTAGCAAGAGTCCCATGGCGAAAACATGCTCAACAAAATGTTAGACAATATCTCCAATCCCATCTACAAAACTCACGTGTTCACTGGGCTCCAGAAATGTCTCCACAAGAGGCAAAACAAAACATCGACAATGTGAAAAAGAAAGGAGCAACACAAAATAGACGACAAGCCGAGGATGTCGCGAAAGAGTCGCTCCGGAACCTGGGCTACATTGAATAA
- a CDS encoding O-antigen ligase family protein: MFEIARNKQSLNEYGLAVLLNIGVFVFTPILGMVFEILSAPLPLFIALGFVLALYGLYCIAIESILQGLAVSLLVLMTTAANVPLSTDIVGGIGPQIWLYQIPLVGIFAIYALRTWSRNHVLVAHLLLGSFAVWTVVSLPFIAGPRVDMAVWFAVYAIQFTLIFVLVSRLILDGILSRRSTIGVLGITVVWHVLLGMAQIINKGPFGISHLGESTRVVDSISFGLLGAYQTGPYVSGLAGGAAFASLCVMICPILITYAYQSNGLERSTSLLMILFLIITVRFTAWDASRGGLIVGIGVLGCIWLANQVGFLEGKNPSKLAVRLFGVLGSLLAFTSVLIGKLRRSSRGKLWFEPIPKRSDQYALSYLSPGDAVDFVKTIHIPGFDASNLAIRIWMYVIGLDLFLQHPIFGIGGVNFAYIAEGYGFNDPHEMHNIFVMLLAETGFPGFLLYSAALCGVLVTSWRRFNQTGDILIIGAVAGLIGYIATLNLRSGFVRTPAIFTFWALAGALVAPKLDE; encoded by the coding sequence TTGTTTGAAATTGCCAGAAACAAACAATCTTTAAACGAGTACGGACTTGCAGTGTTGCTCAACATCGGTGTCTTCGTTTTCACACCCATTCTTGGAATGGTTTTTGAGATATTAAGTGCCCCATTGCCCCTATTCATCGCGCTTGGTTTCGTCCTCGCTTTGTATGGATTGTATTGCATAGCCATAGAATCAATTTTACAAGGACTAGCAGTCTCACTTCTCGTCTTAATGACGACTGCTGCTAATGTTCCCCTCTCTACAGATATTGTTGGAGGAATTGGCCCTCAAATTTGGCTTTATCAGATTCCATTGGTTGGGATTTTCGCCATTTACGCTCTCCGAACATGGTCACGAAATCACGTTTTAGTAGCACATCTGCTCTTGGGAAGCTTTGCCGTTTGGACAGTTGTTTCACTTCCTTTCATTGCAGGTCCTCGGGTCGATATGGCTGTTTGGTTCGCGGTATATGCTATTCAGTTCACTCTTATTTTCGTTCTTGTTTCGCGATTAATATTGGATGGCATACTTTCGCGACGTTCCACAATTGGGGTTCTTGGAATCACTGTAGTCTGGCACGTACTTCTCGGCATGGCTCAGATCATCAATAAAGGTCCATTTGGGATCTCGCATCTTGGAGAAAGTACCAGAGTAGTTGATTCAATTTCTTTTGGATTGCTTGGTGCCTATCAAACAGGTCCCTACGTGAGCGGGTTGGCTGGTGGTGCAGCATTCGCGAGTCTTTGTGTTATGATTTGTCCTATTTTGATAACGTATGCTTACCAATCTAATGGGCTCGAACGGAGCACTTCACTACTGATGATATTGTTTTTGATTATCACGGTTCGATTTACGGCATGGGATGCAAGTCGTGGTGGCCTTATTGTCGGTATAGGAGTTCTTGGGTGTATATGGCTCGCAAATCAGGTAGGTTTCTTGGAAGGCAAAAACCCATCTAAACTTGCAGTTCGTCTGTTCGGTGTTCTTGGGAGTTTGTTAGCATTCACTTCCGTTTTAATAGGAAAACTTCGTCGTTCTAGTCGAGGTAAACTCTGGTTTGAACCAATTCCTAAAAGAAGTGACCAATATGCACTCAGCTATCTCTCGCCTGGTGATGCCGTAGATTTCGTAAAAACCATTCACATACCGGGATTTGATGCGTCAAACCTAGCTATCAGAATTTGGATGTACGTTATTGGACTTGATTTGTTCTTACAACATCCAATCTTTGGAATTGGTGGAGTAAATTTTGCTTATATTGCTGAAGGATATGGATTTAATGATCCACATGAAATGCATAACATCTTTGTTATGCTCCTTGCTGAAACCGGTTTTCCGGGATTTTTATTGTATTCAGCTGCTCTCTGTGGTGTCTTAGTGACTTCGTGGCGCCGATTCAATCAAACTGGTGATATTCTGATCATCGGGGCCGTTGCAGGGTTGATTGGTTATATTGCCACATTGAATCTTCGTTCTGGATTTGTCCGTACCCCAGCAATATTCACTTTTTGGGCACTGGCAGGTGCCCTCGTAGCTCCGAAATTAGATGAGTAA
- a CDS encoding sulfatase-like hydrolase/transferase gives MNVLLYVIDCLRSDHVSSYGYSRETTPNIDSVAADGIRYTECSTPATWTRPVSVSLLTGSYPSTHGVRHRDNIFPSNLKRLPQYLSESGFETVGVSTMGNVSSALGYNIGFDSYHDIYKDEEIIQKRRRTSTDREKLLHEEQEEIALPRAEDITDQLVPIIQQADHDLFSFAWSIDPHMPLDPPETHRDFLDEEYSGPIDGSFESLPNEFSSADIKRLQDLYDCEIKYTDEQFGNIIDELKSNGEYEESLIIVLGDHGEAYYEHDHIFHGSCPHDEVLSVPLIIKPPKEFTQRGMEVTEPVSLIDVCPTILDIVGIDPQVDHMQGQKIPPFGNTETDRCVFAETQTWDFSPSYQAVRDNRWKYIEINRPPFFDVLRKMYAHRKELSGKKYILKVLKDSLFDEIYSEPDKLLYDLQNDPQEQENLIEARPEIGEKFESILSDWVDECYRLNQKIEDSTDDEIDSGTMEQLKQLGYAD, from the coding sequence ATGAACGTCCTCCTTTATGTAATCGATTGCCTCCGTAGCGATCACGTTTCGAGCTATGGATACTCGCGAGAAACGACACCAAATATTGATTCAGTTGCTGCTGATGGCATTCGGTATACGGAGTGTTCTACCCCTGCCACTTGGACGAGACCAGTCAGTGTCTCGCTTCTCACAGGGTCTTATCCATCGACACATGGAGTGCGACACCGAGATAATATCTTTCCGTCGAATCTTAAACGTCTTCCACAGTACCTCTCCGAATCAGGCTTCGAGACTGTTGGTGTATCAACTATGGGGAATGTCTCGAGCGCTCTTGGCTACAATATTGGATTTGACTCATACCATGACATATATAAAGATGAAGAAATCATCCAGAAGAGGCGACGCACGTCCACCGACCGAGAAAAACTTCTCCACGAAGAACAAGAAGAGATTGCGCTGCCACGTGCTGAAGATATTACAGACCAACTTGTACCAATAATACAACAAGCCGATCATGATCTATTCTCTTTTGCTTGGAGTATTGACCCACATATGCCACTGGACCCACCGGAAACTCACCGAGACTTTCTTGACGAAGAATACAGTGGACCAATCGATGGGAGTTTTGAATCACTACCAAACGAGTTTTCGAGTGCAGATATAAAACGACTACAGGACCTTTACGACTGCGAAATAAAATACACGGACGAGCAATTTGGTAATATTATTGACGAATTGAAAAGCAACGGAGAATACGAGGAAAGCTTAATCATTGTGCTCGGAGATCATGGTGAAGCATACTATGAGCATGATCACATCTTCCATGGGTCGTGTCCCCACGATGAGGTACTCAGTGTTCCGTTGATCATCAAACCGCCGAAAGAGTTCACACAGAGGGGGATGGAGGTGACTGAACCAGTTTCTCTTATAGACGTATGTCCCACAATCCTCGACATTGTTGGAATCGACCCTCAAGTGGATCATATGCAGGGTCAAAAAATTCCTCCGTTCGGGAATACTGAGACAGATCGATGTGTTTTCGCTGAAACACAGACATGGGATTTCTCACCATCGTACCAAGCAGTCCGGGATAATCGTTGGAAATACATAGAAATAAATCGTCCACCTTTCTTCGATGTGCTGAGAAAAATGTATGCACACAGAAAAGAGCTATCTGGCAAAAAATACATACTGAAGGTACTTAAGGACAGTTTATTTGACGAAATTTATAGTGAACCAGATAAGCTCCTGTATGACCTTCAAAATGATCCTCAAGAACAGGAAAACTTAATCGAAGCTCGTCCTGAGATCGGTGAGAAATTTGAGTCCATACTTTCCGACTGGGTTGATGAATGTTATCGGTTAAACCAAAAAATAGAAGATTCCACGGATGACGAAATTGACTCCGGAACGATGGAGCAATTAAAACAGCTCGGTTACGCCGACTAA
- a CDS encoding flippase, whose amino-acid sequence MSDKSDALFKTILTSSGILIIGLAFRMGLGFLGRVVIARFLGKVNYGSVSLGLTLMMTTSVLVVVGIDNGIGRYLPRYDERHRRRGILMSAFQIVVPIAFLVGLLIVVFADVIASDVFHTPELTEVIRIFGITIPFAAFVRLTVGSIRGMQEALPRVYIENIALPISRFALIAAAVILGFESVGIAWAYAGAYGLAATLSLFYLWKKTPLLERTEFASMHRELLLFSAPLMVSATMNIILSNLDTFMLGVLSSPGEVGIYNVAYPLANLLTILLTAFNFVFMPTISELQSNGEYQQLGRVYHVVSKWVFVFTLPIFIVLAFYPQPIIRLTFGPEYIDGGFALTILAIGFFTHTVVGPTGNTLMAVGRSQLIMYANIIVASVNTVLNILLIPEFSFVGAAIATTIGYITMNSIYIIYLNKELGIHPFRAEVFRPGLIAIALWIGIYLTSQQLPLTPLVSMISSIILFGPLYAIVILRFGGVESEELALLRSLESKIGVDLNPLRKFAKRFMG is encoded by the coding sequence ATGTCTGATAAGTCAGATGCACTCTTTAAGACGATTCTTACTTCGAGTGGTATCCTTATTATTGGATTAGCTTTCAGAATGGGACTGGGATTTCTTGGTCGAGTTGTAATCGCCCGGTTTCTCGGGAAAGTTAATTATGGAAGTGTTTCACTGGGCCTGACACTAATGATGACTACATCAGTTCTCGTTGTCGTCGGAATCGACAATGGGATTGGCAGATATCTCCCCCGATACGACGAACGGCATAGACGGCGCGGAATTCTCATGTCCGCATTTCAAATCGTCGTTCCAATTGCGTTCCTGGTGGGGCTTCTGATTGTAGTCTTTGCCGACGTTATTGCATCTGATGTTTTTCATACTCCAGAACTCACGGAGGTGATCCGAATCTTTGGGATAACTATCCCATTTGCTGCCTTCGTCCGTCTTACTGTCGGAAGTATACGGGGAATGCAGGAGGCACTGCCGAGAGTATACATTGAAAACATCGCACTACCGATAAGCCGGTTTGCACTGATCGCAGCAGCTGTTATTTTGGGATTCGAAAGTGTCGGCATTGCTTGGGCCTACGCAGGAGCATATGGATTAGCTGCCACCCTCTCTCTGTTTTACCTTTGGAAAAAGACCCCTCTCTTAGAACGCACTGAGTTCGCGTCGATGCATCGGGAACTACTCCTTTTTTCAGCACCACTAATGGTTTCGGCAACTATGAACATTATTCTCTCTAACTTAGACACATTCATGCTTGGTGTCTTATCATCGCCGGGTGAGGTCGGCATATATAATGTCGCTTATCCGCTTGCGAATTTATTGACTATATTACTAACCGCGTTTAATTTTGTCTTTATGCCTACTATCTCTGAATTGCAATCAAATGGGGAATACCAACAACTGGGCAGGGTGTATCACGTCGTATCCAAGTGGGTGTTTGTTTTCACCCTCCCGATATTCATTGTTCTCGCATTCTATCCCCAGCCGATTATTCGGCTGACATTCGGACCAGAATACATCGACGGTGGATTTGCGCTTACTATCCTGGCAATTGGATTTTTTACTCACACGGTTGTCGGACCGACTGGAAACACGTTGATGGCGGTCGGCCGATCTCAGTTGATTATGTATGCTAATATTATTGTCGCAAGTGTGAATACTGTGCTCAATATTCTTCTCATTCCGGAGTTCTCCTTTGTCGGTGCGGCAATAGCGACGACGATTGGTTATATTACGATGAATTCCATTTATATAATATATTTGAACAAAGAGCTTGGAATTCATCCATTCCGGGCAGAGGTATTCCGTCCAGGATTGATTGCAATAGCTCTTTGGATTGGGATTTATTTAACTAGTCAACAACTTCCATTGACGCCATTAGTATCAATGATTTCTAGTATAATCCTTTTTGGCCCTCTTTACGCGATAGTGATTCTCAGGTTTGGCGGAGTAGAGAGCGAAGAGTTGGCCCTTTTGCGATCGCTTGAGAGCAAAATAGGAGTTGATTTGAATCCTCTCAGAAAGTTCGCAAAGCGGTTCATGGGATAA
- a CDS encoding sulfatase-like hydrolase/transferase produces MTNIALVVLDTLRKDSFDKHFNWLPGRRFERAYTTANWTVPAHASLFTGLYPSEVGVHAKNIYCNCEELTLAEQLEAEGYTTRAFSANTNITSHFNFDRGYKDFRTPEKFEKFNQEGIFNFPKFSRETDKHGFRKYIEAVLECVRSESDILPSLLLGAKYAIGDNEMVKYGGALEALSEINDINFGEQEFLFLNLMEAHEPYQAPEEYMSTEDPGLTEAIGDLSIGNENNRELIQQAYDDCAAYLSDIYRKIFGELQEEFDYIITLSDHGEMLGEYDAWGHEHGVYPQLTHVPLCLSGDGLTGNVKKPVNILDVHKTVLDAAGISESQRGQTLLSPVTERDRLTEYIGLTSWSERKLEKNGLGDKIKEYDEPLRGVAGPVDYYGFETTSDFVETGSNQQQSGKERLDTLIDDLKTKHVEQDNAVPEEVEDRLKDLGYA; encoded by the coding sequence ATGACAAACATTGCACTCGTGGTTCTCGATACGTTACGAAAGGATTCGTTTGATAAGCATTTCAATTGGCTACCAGGTCGGCGGTTTGAGCGTGCGTATACCACAGCGAACTGGACCGTGCCCGCACATGCCTCATTATTCACTGGACTGTATCCTAGTGAGGTCGGGGTTCACGCAAAAAATATCTATTGTAACTGTGAAGAATTGACTCTCGCAGAACAATTGGAGGCGGAAGGGTATACTACTAGGGCGTTTAGTGCGAATACGAATATTACCAGCCATTTTAATTTCGATCGTGGTTATAAGGATTTTCGGACACCAGAAAAATTCGAAAAATTCAATCAGGAGGGGATATTTAATTTCCCAAAATTCAGCCGAGAAACAGATAAACATGGATTTAGAAAATACATAGAAGCAGTTCTCGAATGTGTGAGAAGTGAGTCTGATATATTGCCTTCACTCCTTCTCGGAGCAAAATACGCAATTGGAGACAACGAGATGGTTAAGTATGGCGGAGCCCTCGAAGCGTTAAGTGAAATAAATGACATTAACTTTGGAGAGCAGGAATTTCTCTTTCTCAATTTGATGGAAGCTCATGAGCCGTATCAGGCACCAGAAGAGTACATGTCCACCGAGGATCCTGGCCTTACCGAAGCCATCGGTGACCTATCCATTGGTAACGAAAACAACCGAGAACTAATACAACAAGCATATGATGATTGTGCCGCATATCTTTCCGATATTTATCGAAAGATATTCGGTGAACTTCAAGAGGAATTTGACTATATAATTACTCTCTCAGATCACGGTGAAATGCTCGGTGAGTATGATGCGTGGGGTCATGAGCATGGTGTATATCCACAGCTGACGCATGTACCCCTGTGTTTATCGGGTGATGGATTAACTGGAAATGTTAAAAAGCCAGTCAATATCCTTGATGTCCACAAAACTGTTCTCGACGCTGCCGGAATTTCGGAAAGTCAGCGAGGACAGACGCTATTAAGCCCCGTGACCGAACGCGACCGGCTAACTGAATATATAGGCCTTACATCTTGGAGTGAACGGAAGCTGGAAAAGAATGGTCTGGGAGACAAAATCAAAGAGTATGACGAACCACTTAGGGGAGTTGCTGGACCGGTCGATTATTACGGGTTCGAAACTACAAGCGACTTTGTTGAGACAGGAAGTAATCAACAACAGTCTGGGAAAGAACGGCTAGATACATTGATTGATGATTTAAAGACAAAACACGTTGAACAGGATAATGCTGTTCCAGAGGAAGTAGAAGATCGACTCAAGGATTTGGGCTACGCCTGA
- a CDS encoding glycosyltransferase family 4 protein yields the protein MSRIAIVHPNLQMKGGAEDVCMQVIEALQDENDVTLLTLISPNITELNQYFDTNVRELSVRVVPQAITEICQRAGNRAVKLQSAILARFAKRNLADFDQMISTKNELALDINSVEYIHHPQYSIDDPGLINESLPRQAYDRLCRELADVDRSKLDSICLLANSDWTAESFHDAYGIRPKTVYPPVHTDRFSQLDWEDRENGFLTIGRIGPSKRILNNIEIVAQLRERGHDVHLHIAGPTTDGEYCDRVKRRAAELEFVHFEGSVAYDSLTELINEHRYGLHGRPYEHFGIVVAEMAAGGMVPFAPNSGGQREILNEESTLLYDSPTDAIEKIETILEDAERQTAVRETLSSTSQRFSRDRFKREIREIVMKEPESNE from the coding sequence ATGAGTAGAATCGCTATCGTTCATCCAAATCTACAAATGAAAGGTGGAGCGGAAGACGTCTGCATGCAAGTAATCGAAGCTCTTCAAGATGAAAATGATGTTACCCTCCTAACTCTTATAAGCCCAAACATTACCGAGTTGAACCAGTATTTCGATACTAACGTTCGAGAGCTCTCTGTACGAGTGGTCCCTCAAGCAATAACTGAAATTTGTCAACGGGCGGGAAATCGGGCTGTTAAGCTTCAATCAGCGATACTCGCTCGATTCGCAAAACGAAACCTCGCCGATTTCGATCAAATGATCAGCACAAAAAACGAACTCGCACTCGACATCAACTCAGTCGAGTACATTCATCATCCCCAGTACTCCATCGATGATCCTGGGCTTATTAATGAATCACTCCCAAGGCAAGCATACGACAGACTGTGTCGCGAACTCGCAGATGTCGACCGGTCGAAACTCGATTCGATTTGCTTGCTTGCAAATTCGGATTGGACAGCAGAATCATTCCATGATGCGTACGGCATTCGCCCAAAAACAGTTTATCCACCTGTTCACACTGACCGATTTTCCCAATTAGATTGGGAGGACCGTGAAAACGGATTTTTGACGATTGGCCGAATCGGACCAAGTAAACGGATTCTCAATAACATTGAGATAGTTGCCCAGCTACGAGAGCGGGGGCACGATGTACATCTCCATATCGCTGGGCCAACAACGGACGGTGAGTATTGTGATCGCGTAAAACGTCGCGCCGCCGAACTTGAATTCGTTCATTTCGAAGGATCTGTCGCATATGATTCCCTTACTGAATTGATAAATGAGCATCGATATGGTCTTCACGGTCGTCCATACGAGCATTTTGGAATCGTCGTTGCTGAGATGGCTGCGGGAGGGATGGTTCCATTTGCCCCAAACAGTGGAGGCCAGCGAGAAATTCTGAATGAAGAAAGCACACTGCTATATGACTCTCCCACCGACGCGATAGAAAAAATCGAAACGATACTCGAAGATGCGGAGCGACAGACCGCGGTTCGAGAGACCCTTTCATCAACTTCACAACGGTTCAGTCGAGATCGCTTCAAAAGAGAAATCCGCGAGATTGTAATGAAGGAGCCCGAATCAAATGAATAA
- a CDS encoding glycosyltransferase family 4 protein, whose amino-acid sequence MNKIGINARVLTKPNPTGVSRYTHKLLEALVQQEDDFEYVLFGVESIPEPFTEFPTVTNAGVPTPAHSGHRAHIWEQTTLPKAIDRHDLDVFHTPAGQPPVIARTPLVTTIHDISPISHPEWFSRAYATVYRILTPLAVRTSDRLLTVSKFAQEEITNYYPRSAGKTLVTYNGVTPPNGSGKIIDDLSEDRFILSVGATNPRKNLKSLVRSYRHYRENVSNPVDLVLAGPDRDVFASNDLPDVSGVHALGFVSDPELTWLYRNAATLAYPSLYEGFGLPIVEAMHVGTPVITSDRGAMAEIAGDAALLADPNDPEEIAKCIERVVNSDTFSTELARQGRSRAAEFTWERTARDTIAAYREVIENV is encoded by the coding sequence ATGAATAAAATCGGAATTAATGCGCGAGTGTTAACGAAACCGAATCCAACTGGCGTCAGCCGGTACACACATAAATTACTCGAAGCCCTCGTTCAGCAGGAGGATGATTTCGAATACGTTCTTTTCGGCGTCGAATCAATCCCAGAACCATTCACTGAGTTTCCTACAGTCACCAATGCAGGCGTTCCGACTCCTGCTCACAGTGGTCACCGTGCCCACATCTGGGAGCAAACAACTCTTCCGAAAGCAATCGACCGTCACGATCTTGATGTGTTTCACACGCCAGCTGGGCAGCCACCAGTAATAGCACGAACGCCGCTTGTAACGACGATTCATGACATCTCACCAATTAGCCACCCGGAGTGGTTTTCGCGAGCATATGCCACTGTCTATCGAATTCTCACACCACTTGCAGTCCGAACGTCGGATCGACTCCTTACAGTCTCCAAATTTGCTCAAGAAGAAATTACCAATTATTATCCTCGCTCTGCAGGCAAAACGCTTGTGACGTACAATGGTGTTACACCACCGAATGGATCTGGTAAGATAATCGACGACCTGTCAGAAGATAGATTTATACTCTCTGTTGGAGCGACAAACCCACGAAAGAACTTAAAGTCGTTAGTACGTTCGTATCGACATTATCGAGAGAACGTGAGCAATCCGGTGGATCTTGTGCTTGCCGGACCGGATCGAGATGTGTTCGCTTCAAACGATCTTCCTGACGTTTCTGGCGTTCATGCACTCGGGTTCGTTTCGGACCCGGAGCTAACTTGGCTATATCGGAACGCCGCAACACTAGCGTATCCATCACTCTACGAAGGATTTGGATTACCAATTGTTGAGGCTATGCACGTCGGAACACCAGTTATCACGTCGGATCGAGGTGCCATGGCAGAAATCGCTGGGGATGCCGCATTGTTGGCTGATCCAAATGATCCCGAGGAAATCGCGAAGTGCATTGAGCGGGTGGTTAATTCAGATACATTCTCCACGGAACTTGCGCGTCAGGGACGCTCTCGTGCCGCCGAATTCACCTGGGAGAGGACAGCACGTGATACAATTGCCGCATACCGAGAGGTGATCGAGAATGTCTAA